The following proteins are encoded in a genomic region of Tenacibaculum sp. 190524A05c:
- a CDS encoding Gfo/Idh/MocA family oxidoreductase has translation MLKAGVLGAGHLGKIHLRLLQESDKYELVGFYDPNEDYAQKVAQEFGYHLFESIDSLIEAVDVVDIVTPTLSHFDCAKKAIEKGKHIFIEKPITNTLQEAEAIKTLASQNHVRGQVGHVERFNPAFTAVKDIIDTPMFIETHRLAEFNPRGTDVPVVLDLMIHDIDIILSVVKSKVKNISASGVSVISETPDIANARIEFENGCVANLTSSRISMKNMRKTRFFQKDAYISVDFLEKKSEVVKMKDAPETPDDFAMILQNAEGVKKQIYFENPKIEQNNAILDELNSFADAIHQNITPVVSLTQGTEALRVAQKIIDCFSK, from the coding sequence ATGCTAAAAGCCGGAGTTTTAGGAGCGGGTCATTTAGGAAAAATCCATCTTCGTTTATTACAAGAATCAGACAAGTATGAATTGGTAGGGTTTTACGATCCAAATGAAGATTATGCTCAAAAAGTAGCTCAAGAATTCGGATATCATTTATTTGAATCTATTGATAGCTTAATTGAAGCTGTTGATGTTGTTGACATTGTTACTCCGACATTATCTCATTTTGATTGTGCTAAAAAGGCTATAGAAAAAGGGAAGCATATTTTTATTGAAAAACCAATCACTAATACGTTACAGGAAGCTGAAGCAATTAAAACTCTAGCAAGTCAAAACCATGTTCGTGGTCAGGTTGGTCATGTTGAACGATTCAATCCAGCATTTACAGCGGTAAAAGACATTATTGACACACCAATGTTTATTGAAACGCATCGTTTAGCTGAATTTAATCCAAGAGGTACAGATGTGCCTGTTGTATTGGATTTAATGATTCACGATATTGATATTATTCTTTCTGTTGTAAAGTCAAAAGTGAAAAATATCTCAGCTAGTGGTGTATCGGTTATCTCAGAAACTCCAGACATTGCTAATGCAAGAATTGAGTTTGAAAATGGATGCGTAGCAAATTTAACTTCAAGTAGAATTTCTATGAAGAACATGAGAAAAACACGCTTCTTCCAAAAAGACGCATATATTTCTGTTGATTTTCTTGAGAAGAAATCTGAAGTAGTGAAAATGAAAGATGCTCCAGAAACTCCAGATGATTTTGCAATGATCCTACAAAATGCAGAAGGAGTAAAAAAACAGATATACTTTGAAAATCCTAAAATAGAACAAAACAATGCAATTTTAGATGAATTAAATTCATTTGCAGATGCAATTCATCAAAATATTACTCCTGTAGTTTCTTTAACTCAAGGAACAGAAGCTCTACGAGTAGCACAAAAAATAATTGATTGTTTTTCTAAATAA
- a CDS encoding protein-L-isoaspartate(D-aspartate) O-methyltransferase produces MRDTTKHQGLRNQLANVLSGKGITDEKVLNAVRKIPRHLFIDSSFEDHAYQDKAFPIAADQTISHPYTVAFQSEVLEIKEGDKVLEIGTGSGYQTAVLLELRAEVYTIERQHELFKRTSLFLPKIGYRPKKFIFGDGYKGLPDQAPFDKIIVTAGAPYIPNPLLSQLKVGGKLLIPVGDKTQIMTLLIRKSAKEFEKHELGDFKFVPMLQKRN; encoded by the coding sequence TTGAGAGATACTACCAAACATCAAGGGCTTAGAAATCAATTGGCTAACGTTTTATCTGGAAAGGGAATTACAGATGAAAAAGTTTTAAATGCAGTGCGGAAAATTCCAAGACATCTATTTATAGATAGTAGTTTTGAGGATCATGCATATCAAGATAAAGCTTTTCCCATTGCTGCAGATCAAACTATTTCTCATCCTTATACTGTAGCTTTTCAATCAGAAGTTTTAGAAATAAAGGAGGGAGATAAAGTTCTAGAAATTGGAACAGGCTCTGGTTATCAAACTGCTGTTTTATTAGAGTTACGAGCAGAGGTTTATACTATTGAACGTCAGCACGAATTATTTAAACGAACTTCTTTGTTTTTACCTAAAATAGGATACAGACCGAAGAAATTCATCTTTGGAGATGGATATAAAGGATTACCTGATCAGGCTCCATTTGATAAAATTATTGTTACGGCTGGTGCTCCATATATTCCGAATCCGTTATTAAGTCAGTTAAAAGTAGGAGGGAAGTTATTGATTCCTGTGGGAGACAAAACTCAAATCATGACATTGCTTATTAGAAAATCAGCAAAGGAATTTGAAAAACACGAATTAGGTGATTTCAAATTTGTTCCTATGTTGCAAAAGAGGAATTAA
- the rlmD gene encoding 23S rRNA (uracil(1939)-C(5))-methyltransferase RlmD has translation MPRRERNKFVKRGEVIELLIEDYAFGGKGIGKIRSELGEFVVFVPNTLPGQLVKARVAKSQKKYAECKLIEVLKPSEDEVAMDYQEIPGAPYIKLPVEKQHNYKYTSTLDLFKRIGKVANIEDLFDEFVSSPNLFHYRNKMEYSFSAIGFDHEKNTDVDEFTLGFKKRGVWWMGVNLEKDSGLFDKAVEDNIKNIKTYCEETGLAPWHGPRKEGFFRYFVVRKSYKTNELLFNLVTTSGDLDKFNLDKFANYLVELFGDRVAGLLHTINDETGDRTIATSGSIQLVYGKDKIVEELLGLNFEISMKSFFQTNPKSAEKLYSKVIDYALENKDAIDNTVVMDLFCGTGTIGQILASKGSNTKIIGVDIVASAIADAKKNAKRNNIEGVEFYAADVGKFLFEHPEFKNKIRTIILDPARAGIAPKTLKKIINLNADRMVYVSCNPATQARDTEQLIEAGYNLKKISLVDQFPHTSHIETVVLFEK, from the coding sequence ATGCCAAGAAGAGAACGCAATAAATTTGTAAAACGAGGAGAAGTAATTGAGTTACTAATTGAAGATTATGCTTTTGGTGGAAAAGGTATCGGGAAAATAAGATCAGAACTAGGAGAGTTTGTAGTTTTTGTTCCTAATACGTTACCAGGTCAATTAGTAAAAGCCAGAGTTGCAAAATCTCAAAAGAAATATGCAGAATGCAAATTAATTGAAGTTCTTAAACCTTCTGAAGATGAAGTTGCCATGGATTATCAAGAAATTCCTGGGGCACCGTATATAAAACTTCCAGTAGAAAAACAGCATAACTACAAATACACAAGCACTTTAGACTTATTTAAAAGAATTGGTAAAGTTGCTAATATTGAAGATTTATTTGATGAGTTTGTAAGTTCTCCAAACCTATTTCATTATAGAAATAAAATGGAGTATAGTTTCTCAGCAATTGGCTTTGATCATGAAAAAAACACCGATGTAGATGAATTTACACTTGGTTTTAAAAAACGTGGTGTTTGGTGGATGGGCGTGAATCTTGAAAAAGATTCTGGTTTATTTGATAAAGCTGTTGAAGACAATATCAAAAATATAAAAACCTACTGTGAGGAAACAGGATTAGCTCCTTGGCATGGACCTAGAAAAGAAGGTTTTTTCAGATACTTTGTAGTTAGAAAATCATACAAAACAAATGAATTACTATTCAATTTAGTTACCACCTCAGGAGATTTAGACAAATTTAACTTAGATAAGTTCGCCAATTATTTAGTTGAACTATTTGGTGATCGTGTGGCTGGATTATTACATACTATAAATGATGAAACTGGAGATAGAACTATTGCTACTTCTGGAAGTATTCAATTAGTATATGGTAAAGATAAAATCGTTGAAGAATTATTGGGATTGAATTTTGAAATCAGCATGAAAAGCTTCTTTCAAACTAATCCTAAATCTGCAGAAAAACTATACTCTAAAGTAATTGATTATGCTTTAGAAAATAAAGACGCAATTGATAATACTGTTGTCATGGATTTATTCTGTGGAACAGGAACTATTGGTCAAATATTAGCTTCAAAAGGAAGTAACACAAAAATTATTGGAGTTGATATTGTAGCTTCTGCTATTGCTGACGCAAAGAAAAACGCAAAAAGAAACAACATAGAAGGTGTTGAGTTTTATGCTGCTGATGTTGGTAAATTCTTATTCGAACATCCTGAATTTAAGAATAAAATTAGAACCATAATTTTAGATCCAGCCAGAGCTGGAATTGCTCCAAAAACACTTAAAAAAATCATAAATCTAAATGCAGATAGAATGGTTTATGTATCTTGTAACCCAGCAACTCAAGCAAGAGATACAGAGCAATTGATTGAAGCGGGATATAACTTGAAAAAGATTAGTTTGGTAGATCAATTCCCACACACTTCTCATATTGAAACTGTTGTATTGTTTGAAAAATAA
- a CDS encoding nucleoside phosphorylase: MNIQNSELILNQDGSIYHLNLRPEHIANDIIFVGDQNRVDKVTKHFDKIEFSTQKREFKTTTGYYKGKRLSVISTGIGPDNIDIVINELDALVNIDLETRALKEEHTALNIVRIGTSGSLQKDIPVDSFLISTHSLDINGMLHAYQIDEISHPDIEEAFTKHTNWSSKKADPIIIANSQELEDKLSSNETFKGITATAGGFYGPQGRVLRLPLQDPDINKKIDSFNFNGNRITNLEMETSAIYGLSKLLGHNALSMNAILANRANGTFSAEPGKIVAELIEYTLDKLVE; encoded by the coding sequence ATGAACATTCAAAATTCTGAACTTATTTTAAATCAAGATGGAAGTATATATCATCTTAATTTAAGACCTGAACATATAGCCAACGATATCATTTTTGTTGGAGATCAAAATCGTGTAGATAAAGTTACCAAACACTTTGATAAAATTGAATTTTCAACTCAAAAAAGAGAATTCAAAACCACAACAGGATATTACAAAGGCAAAAGATTATCTGTTATTTCTACAGGAATTGGGCCAGATAATATTGATATTGTAATCAACGAATTAGACGCATTGGTTAACATAGATCTTGAAACTAGAGCTTTAAAAGAAGAGCATACTGCTTTAAATATTGTTAGAATCGGTACTTCTGGTTCTTTACAAAAAGATATACCAGTTGATAGTTTTCTTATTAGCACACATTCTTTAGATATCAATGGAATGCTTCATGCGTATCAAATTGATGAAATTTCCCACCCAGATATCGAAGAAGCGTTCACGAAACATACGAACTGGTCAAGTAAAAAAGCAGATCCAATTATTATTGCAAATTCTCAGGAATTAGAAGATAAATTATCTTCAAATGAAACATTCAAAGGAATTACTGCTACTGCAGGTGGATTTTATGGACCTCAAGGACGTGTTTTGAGACTACCATTACAAGATCCTGATATTAATAAAAAGATAGATAGCTTTAATTTTAATGGCAATAGAATAACCAATTTAGAAATGGAAACTTCTGCTATTTACGGACTTTCTAAATTACTAGGTCATAATGCACTTTCAATGAATGCAATTTTGGCTAATAGAGCTAATGGTACATTTAGTGCTGAACCGGGTAAAATAGTAGCAGAATTAATAGAATATACTTTAGACAAATTAGTTGAATAA
- a CDS encoding 3-hydroxybutyryl-CoA dehydrogenase, whose amino-acid sequence MKNIAVIGAGTMGNGIAHTFAQFGFNVQLIDISQAALDKGVATISKNLDRMVAKEKISEDDKTNTLNNITTYTSIKDGVQYASLVVEAATENIDLKLKIFKELDEVCPEDTILATNTSSISITQIAAVTSRPEKVIGMHFMNPVPIMKLVEIIRGYNTSDEVNDFIVDLTTQIKKVPVEVNDYPGFVANRILMPMINESIETLYNGVAGVKEIDTVMKLGMAHPMGPLQLADFIGLDVCLSILNVMYEGFKNPKYAPCPLLVNMVTAGKLGVKSGEGFYDYSESRKAENVAKMFS is encoded by the coding sequence ATGAAGAATATTGCAGTAATTGGTGCAGGAACAATGGGAAACGGAATTGCCCATACATTTGCTCAATTTGGATTTAATGTACAGTTAATTGATATTTCTCAAGCGGCTTTAGATAAAGGTGTAGCTACTATTTCTAAAAACTTAGATAGAATGGTTGCTAAAGAAAAAATATCTGAAGACGACAAAACCAATACATTAAACAACATTACAACATATACTAGTATTAAAGACGGTGTTCAATATGCTAGTTTAGTAGTTGAAGCTGCTACTGAAAATATAGACTTAAAGCTTAAAATTTTTAAAGAGTTGGATGAGGTTTGTCCAGAAGATACAATTTTGGCAACAAATACATCTTCTATCTCTATTACTCAGATTGCTGCAGTTACTTCAAGACCTGAAAAGGTTATAGGAATGCACTTTATGAATCCTGTGCCAATTATGAAATTAGTTGAAATTATTAGAGGTTATAATACTTCTGATGAGGTTAACGATTTTATTGTTGACTTAACAACCCAAATCAAAAAAGTTCCTGTTGAAGTTAACGATTACCCAGGATTTGTTGCTAATAGAATTTTAATGCCAATGATTAATGAGTCTATCGAGACCTTATATAATGGTGTTGCTGGTGTTAAAGAAATCGACACCGTAATGAAATTAGGAATGGCTCATCCTATGGGACCATTACAATTAGCAGATTTTATTGGTTTAGATGTTTGTTTATCTATTCTTAATGTAATGTATGAAGGATTTAAAAATCCTAAGTATGCTCCTTGTCCACTACTAGTAAATATGGTAACTGCTGGAAAGTTAGGAGTAAAATCTGGAGAAGGATTCTATGATTATTCAGAAAGTAGAAAAGCTGAAAACGTAGCAAAAATGTTTAGCTAA
- a CDS encoding DUF6452 family protein: MKILKKLIVCAVLISMAISCEKDDFCEFSSPTPNLVLRFYDKDVNDDLKSVQRLSIIAQGKTDSLYMNRTVDSIAIPLNTNATETIYTIKRNEATGNIADNETATLTIRYTPEEQYLSRSCGFRFIFNNITLEKTGWIDSLSITTLETINSQENAHVNIFH; encoded by the coding sequence ATGAAAATCTTAAAAAAGTTAATTGTTTGTGCAGTCCTTATTTCTATGGCTATATCTTGTGAAAAGGATGATTTTTGTGAGTTTAGTTCTCCTACTCCAAATTTAGTGCTAAGATTTTACGATAAAGATGTGAATGACGATCTGAAATCAGTTCAACGATTATCAATTATTGCTCAAGGAAAAACTGATAGTTTATATATGAACAGAACGGTTGATAGTATTGCTATTCCATTAAATACAAATGCTACGGAAACGATTTACACCATAAAGAGAAACGAAGCTACTGGTAATATTGCAGATAATGAAACAGCAACATTAACAATAAGATATACACCAGAAGAACAGTACCTGTCAAGATCGTGTGGTTTTAGATTTATATTTAATAACATTACTTTAGAAAAAACAGGTTGGATCGACAGCTTATCAATAACTACTTTAGAAACTATAAACTCACAAGAGAATGCGCACGTTAACATTTTTCATTAA
- a CDS encoding substrate-binding domain-containing protein, which yields MLNLKVGGVPEHFNYPWYITLKNKEYTQNGINLRWQDFPGGTGAMCKSLREGEIDIAIVLTEGIIKDIIDGNPAKIIQTFVKSPLIWGIHVGTKSKFKTIDDLENATVAISRYGSGSHLMAIVNAYNNGWDIDKLKFKVVKNLQGGIDALTNGDADYFMWEHFTTKPLVDNGTFRRLGDCPTPWPCFVVAIRDEVLEKNPEEIKTVLNIINNCTKDFKKIVDIDKTLSVRYEQQLEDIQEWLSITEWNDGKPITKNLLTRIQNKMVGFNVISEKINSDRLIKNL from the coding sequence ATGCTGAATTTAAAAGTAGGTGGTGTCCCTGAACATTTTAACTATCCTTGGTACATTACGTTAAAAAATAAAGAATACACCCAGAACGGAATCAATTTACGATGGCAAGATTTCCCTGGTGGAACTGGTGCCATGTGTAAATCTTTGCGAGAAGGTGAAATTGATATTGCCATTGTATTGACCGAAGGAATTATTAAAGATATTATTGATGGTAATCCCGCTAAAATTATTCAAACTTTTGTAAAAAGTCCATTAATATGGGGAATTCATGTTGGTACAAAATCGAAATTCAAAACTATTGATGATTTAGAGAATGCTACCGTGGCTATTAGTAGATATGGATCTGGTTCTCATTTAATGGCCATTGTAAATGCCTACAATAATGGTTGGGATATTGACAAACTCAAATTCAAAGTAGTCAAAAACCTACAAGGTGGAATAGATGCTTTAACCAATGGTGACGCAGACTATTTTATGTGGGAACATTTTACTACAAAACCTCTTGTAGATAATGGAACTTTTAGACGATTAGGAGATTGTCCTACACCATGGCCATGTTTTGTTGTAGCCATTAGAGATGAGGTATTAGAAAAAAATCCTGAAGAAATTAAAACAGTTTTAAATATTATTAATAACTGTACTAAAGATTTTAAAAAGATTGTTGACATCGATAAAACACTGTCTGTCAGATACGAACAACAACTAGAAGATATTCAAGAATGGCTTTCTATTACTGAATGGAACGATGGAAAACCAATCACAAAAAATTTATTGACTCGTATTCAAAATAAAATGGTTGGATTCAACGTTATATCGGAGAAGATTAATTCTGATAGATTAATTAAAAATTTGTAA
- a CDS encoding isopenicillin N synthase family dioxygenase, with protein sequence MDRIPSVDLRDFLSGDESRKQKFINEIGHAYETIGFVALKGHFLDNELVDNLYEQIKRFFELPVETKQKYEIPGIGGQRGYVSFGKESAKGKKEGDLKEFWHFGQYVENNPALEEEYPNNVDVAELPEFNEVGKQTYKMLEKTAKFVLRSLALHLGLDETYFDQYIFNGNSILRPIHYPPIHEEPKGAVRAAAHGDINLITLLMGAHGKGLQVQNHEGEWIDAIAEPDELMINVGDMLSRHSNNKLKSTIHRVVNPPKELWGTSRYSIPFFMHPVSEMKLDVLENCIDDKNPKQFEDITAGDFLNERLRELGLIK encoded by the coding sequence ATGGATAGAATACCTAGCGTTGATTTGAGAGACTTTTTGTCTGGAGATGAAAGTAGAAAGCAAAAATTTATTAATGAAATTGGTCATGCCTACGAAACTATTGGGTTCGTTGCTCTAAAAGGACACTTTTTAGATAATGAACTAGTAGATAACTTGTATGAACAGATAAAAAGATTTTTTGAACTACCTGTAGAAACTAAACAGAAATATGAAATTCCTGGGATTGGTGGACAACGTGGTTATGTTTCTTTCGGTAAAGAAAGTGCAAAAGGAAAGAAAGAAGGTGATTTAAAAGAATTTTGGCACTTTGGTCAATATGTAGAAAATAATCCTGCATTAGAAGAAGAATATCCTAATAATGTTGATGTTGCAGAACTTCCAGAATTTAATGAAGTTGGAAAACAGACGTATAAAATGTTAGAGAAAACTGCAAAGTTTGTACTACGCTCTTTAGCATTACATTTAGGTTTAGACGAAACTTATTTCGATCAATATATATTTAATGGTAATAGTATTTTAAGACCAATTCATTACCCTCCAATTCATGAAGAACCAAAAGGAGCTGTAAGAGCTGCTGCCCATGGTGATATTAATTTAATCACACTTTTAATGGGAGCCCATGGTAAAGGATTACAAGTTCAAAACCATGAAGGAGAATGGATTGATGCCATTGCAGAACCAGATGAATTAATGATTAATGTTGGTGATATGTTATCGAGACATAGTAACAATAAATTAAAGTCAACTATTCATAGAGTAGTAAATCCACCAAAAGAATTATGGGGAACTTCTCGTTATTCAATTCCTTTCTTTATGCATCCTGTTTCTGAAATGAAATTAGATGTTTTAGAAAACTGTATCGACGATAAAAATCCTAAACAATTTGAAGATATTACAGCTGGAGATTTCCTAAACGAACGTTTAAGAGAACTTGGTTTAATTAAGTAA
- a CDS encoding DUF6048 family protein, with protein sequence MRTLTFFINLSLFLSILSVSAQNIGINKEQPKDTVIYKTGYGLRVGVDLSKAGLSFFDKSYTGFEIVGDYRVSSRWYIAAEIGHEEEITFEDFTTSTAKGNYIRVGANYNTYNNWLDMNNEIYVGGRYGVAIFDHTLNSYTPNVTTGDTSVPIYFPSTPITTPVTETGLNAQWLEFVFGIKAETFKNLFIGFSGSFKIATVIEDQTGFKTLYAPGFNEVLNSSTGFGFNYTLTYLIPFVNK encoded by the coding sequence ATGCGCACGTTAACATTTTTCATTAATCTTAGCTTATTTCTTTCTATACTTTCTGTTAGTGCTCAAAATATTGGAATTAACAAAGAGCAACCAAAAGATACTGTTATATATAAAACAGGTTATGGTTTACGCGTAGGTGTTGACTTAAGTAAAGCAGGATTAAGCTTTTTCGATAAAAGCTACACTGGTTTTGAAATCGTTGGTGATTATCGTGTTTCTTCACGTTGGTATATTGCTGCGGAAATTGGTCATGAAGAAGAAATTACTTTTGAAGATTTCACAACTTCAACTGCAAAGGGAAATTATATAAGAGTTGGTGCTAATTACAACACCTATAATAATTGGCTAGATATGAATAATGAAATTTATGTTGGTGGTAGATATGGTGTGGCTATATTCGATCATACTCTTAATAGTTATACGCCAAATGTTACTACTGGAGATACAAGTGTTCCAATTTATTTCCCATCTACTCCTATTACAACTCCTGTAACTGAAACGGGATTAAACGCTCAATGGTTAGAGTTTGTATTTGGAATTAAAGCAGAAACATTTAAGAATTTATTTATTGGATTTAGCGGATCTTTTAAAATCGCAACGGTAATTGAAGATCAAACAGGATTTAAAACGTTATACGCTCCTGGATTCAATGAAGTATTAAATAGTAGTACTGGATTTGGTTTTAATTATACTTTGACCTACTTAATTCCTTTTGTTAATAAATAA
- a CDS encoding translation initiation factor yields MDLQDQLKNLFPDHQFEEPTPEEKPDVWLQDEPLLCKYEKRKGKPTTVIDGYNGATSDFKKLAKEIKTKLSVGGSFKDDTIIIQGDYRDKIMDILKEKGFKVKRVGG; encoded by the coding sequence ATGGATTTACAAGATCAACTTAAAAACCTTTTTCCTGATCATCAATTTGAAGAACCTACTCCAGAGGAAAAACCTGATGTTTGGTTGCAAGATGAACCATTGCTTTGCAAATACGAAAAACGTAAAGGAAAACCAACAACGGTTATTGATGGTTATAACGGAGCAACTTCAGATTTTAAGAAACTAGCGAAGGAAATTAAAACAAAACTTTCAGTTGGTGGTAGTTTTAAAGATGATACAATAATTATCCAAGGAGATTATCGAGATAAAATCATGGATATTTTAAAAGAAAAAGGATTTAAAGTAAAGAGAGTTGGTGGATAA
- a CDS encoding DUF1835 domain-containing protein, which translates to MSSFLHITNGDVTTEILNNLNIEGEIITWREMLCEGKTTTDVGSEDFWKTRYDFFSNAYQVTKKTFIDFTLKEYRKLCKQNQDEIILWFDYDLFCQVNMLAVVSWLKKFRKGRKITIVQAGNSENYDKLVGFGHLSKEELLNLYNNRIQLTQDDIEYADYIWQLYCSDSPLRLETVHKFNPSSPFIYLSDAISAHLKRFPSVENGLNQIENTIIKAANQSELKTENDLIRKLLTEQETYGFGDIQYKNKIKELKSLFTSLSPVKLSEDGISLLNNQINYYRELRSDFSYLGGAKKYSYLYLNANDKLLKLTS; encoded by the coding sequence ATGAGTTCTTTTTTACATATTACAAACGGTGACGTTACAACTGAAATTTTAAACAACCTTAACATCGAAGGCGAAATTATTACTTGGCGTGAAATGTTATGTGAAGGTAAAACTACTACCGATGTAGGTAGTGAAGATTTTTGGAAAACACGATATGATTTCTTTAGTAATGCTTATCAAGTAACTAAAAAAACTTTCATTGATTTTACTTTAAAAGAGTATAGAAAACTATGTAAACAAAATCAAGATGAAATCATTCTTTGGTTTGATTACGATCTATTTTGTCAAGTGAATATGCTAGCCGTAGTAAGTTGGCTGAAGAAGTTCAGAAAGGGAAGAAAAATAACAATTGTCCAAGCGGGAAATTCAGAAAACTATGACAAGCTAGTTGGGTTTGGTCATTTATCCAAAGAAGAACTTTTAAACCTTTACAATAACAGAATTCAACTAACACAGGATGACATAGAATATGCCGATTATATTTGGCAACTATATTGCTCTGATAGTCCATTACGATTAGAAACCGTACATAAATTCAATCCTTCCTCTCCATTTATTTATTTAAGTGATGCTATAAGTGCTCATTTAAAGCGTTTTCCTTCAGTTGAAAACGGTTTAAATCAAATTGAGAACACCATTATTAAAGCTGCGAATCAGTCTGAATTAAAAACTGAAAATGATTTAATTCGAAAATTATTGACCGAACAAGAGACTTATGGATTTGGAGATATTCAATATAAAAACAAAATAAAAGAATTGAAAAGTCTTTTTACTTCGCTTAGTCCTGTTAAACTTAGTGAAGACGGAATTAGCCTTCTTAATAACCAAATTAACTACTATAGAGAATTACGTTCTGATTTTTCGTATCTTGGCGGGGCAAAAAAATACAGCTACTTGTATTTAAACGCTAATGACAAGTTGCTGAAATTAACATCTTAA